The window TATCCCCGGATTACGTACGATGAAGCCATCGCTTTCCAGGACAGGTTTGAAATTCCCTCCCATGTTTCGGTGTATGCATGGGCAACAGGAGTTGCCACGGTGAAGTACAAATCGAACAAAACAAATCCGAACATTGACGTGGTGGGTGGAGATGAGAATTACCTGATCACGACGGGAAATGAAGTGGAAATAGGACGAAACCTTTCGGCACATGATGTGTTTTATGGTGCGAGTGTGGCGATCATAGGCCAGGGGATCGTCAGCAAGCTATTTAAGAACAAGGAAGATCCGATTGGAAAGGAAATTTCGATCGGCCCGGGGAAATACAAGGTGATTGGTGTTATCAAATCCAAAGGATCCAGCATTGGATTCAGCAGTGAAAATATTTGCGTGATTCCCCTTAACAACGTTCGGCAGCGCTTCCCCAGGCCCAACCGGTCATTCAACATCAATGTGATGGCTGCCAGCAATCTCACACTGGAAACGATCGAAGGCGAGGCAACCGGTTTATTCCGGATCATCAGAGGATTGAATGTACAGGAAGAAGCAAATTTTGAAATCACCAAAAGTGACAGCCTTGCGGAAATGCTCTTCGATAATATCAAATACCTGCGCCTGGCAGCCACCATCATCGGGATCATCACCCTTTTCGGCGCCGCCATAGGCCTGATGAACATCATGCTCGTCTCGGTGACGGACCGTACCCAGGAAATCGGCATCCGGAAGGCTATCGGAGCAAAAAAGCATATGATCAGATCCCAGTTCCTCCTTGAATCGATCGTAATAGCCCAGCTTGGAGGTATTTTGGGAATCCTTCTGGGAGTCATCATCGGTAACGTGATCGCCTCTCAGATTGGCTCCAATTTCTTTATCCCCTGGGCGTGGATACTGATGGGTGTTTTGTTGTGTTTTGCCGTTGCCCTGCTCTCCGGTTTTGTACCCGCCAATAAAGCCGCCCGGCTGGATCCGATTCAATCGCTCAGGTATGAGTAAATGGTCAGAAAGGTGAATTGAGAATAGTTACGCCGATCAGCTCATCGTAAAGGGATCCGGGTTGACGGTAATAGACCAGGATGACGTACTCATTCATCGTTTCAAAATGATTCCCCTCTACAAATGTAGCGTCTCCAAGGAAACTTTTGTTTTCAAGGAACAGGTACTGATAGTTGTAAAATCCCTGTTTCAGGTACATTTCGGTCCGATAGCCTTTTTTAACAGGATCATAGACCAACAGGCCATCTTTGGTAAATTGGTTGCTCGTCAGGGATCCAAAAACATACAGGCTTCCATTCTCTAAGGGCGAGGGATAGTGCAGAAAGAAGCTGACCTTGACATAGTCGCATTCCGTATCCACATCGCGGGCATCCTCACAACCGATGTATACCCGCCCGTTAATATCCGTCTCCGTATGATACACACGGTGCACCCTCGGCTCATCTTCCCACAGGACGATGCGATGCGTGTCGTTTGCGAACGTTATTGATCGTATTCTCGGCGAACGGTAGGTGAGGCTTTTAATGTCGAAGTCGCGGTACTCATTTCCGCCATCAAATACATTTTCTCCTTCGTAGTTATAATCGAGCTTGCCATCAATGACCATCCGTGGCTTCAGATCCCGAATAGCATTGTCCCAGCGGTTGTTTTGCATCAAAATGACGTGAAGGCTGCGGTAGGGATCCTCAATGGAAATCCTTTCTGCCAGAATGGAAAAATCGATTTTCTGCCGGGTGTCCCTGTCTTCCACGATCACAGGGCGCCTGATCCTGGCCTCGATGCCGACTTTCGGATCCATCACCATGAACCTGCGCGTAAAAACCGGTTCGCTGCTCCCGGCGAGGAACACTTTTAACAGATAATTGCCGGAGATCAGGAATTCCATATCGCCAGAGGGAAGTATAAAACGATAATTCGTATAGGGTTGTACCGTATTATAAGATGAATGAAAGTCAGTTACAGGATTTTCTTCATATCCGGAGATATACTGGGTATAGACCAGATTGCTGGCCTGCCAGTTTGCCCCGCAGTGAATGACGGTGTAGCGGTAATCTTTAACATCCCCCTCCAGGTCATCGAAGGTGCAGGTAAGCTTTTCGCCGGAATTCAGCCGAATCAGGGCAGGGGAAAGTTCAAATCCGGCCCTGTACAACTGTACGGTTCTGATGAAGGGCTGATAGACATAGTCTTCAAAACGGAAATAAGACTCGCTGTAGTAATCAGGGCCCGAGAGGAACTGGGCACGGACAGGCTGTCCGAAAATGAATGAAAGGATCAGCCAGGAGAAACACAGGCAGAAGTGCAGGCAATGGGTCATAATGGAGCATCCGGTCACCAATAACCGTGCAAATTTAGAAAAATGGGTGGATCGGATTGAATAAAAAATGGGATCAGAAGTTTTTAAAAATATATGAACAATCTGCTTTATTTATTGGCACATTCTTTAATTTCGTCGTTTGATTTACGATAAACCGGCTTGTTTTTTTTAATCATTTTCGTATGCCAAAAACGATAAAGATCCGAAAGGGTTTGGATATCAAATTGATGGGAGAGGCTTCCCAGACGATCACGGAGAAAACATCCAATTTTTTTGCCCTGAAGCCAGCTGATTTTCATGGAGTGATTCCAAAATTGTCTGTCCAGGAGGGAGACCAGGTAAAGGCAGGTTCAGTTCTTTTTCACGATAAGAACAATGAACGAATCGTATTTACTTCCCCGGTGAGTGGCGAGGTCACACAGATCAAACGTGGCGCAAGGCGGGTGATCCAGGAGATCTGCATCCGGAGGAGCCGGGAGATGGAATATGAGAATTTCGGAAGTGCTGATCCCAATACCCTGTCGAGGGACGAAGTAAAGGATAAAATGGTCAGAAGCGGGATCTGGCCTGTCATTCGCCAGAGGCCATTCTCCATCGTTGCCAATCCTCTTCAGACACCAAAATCGATATTTATTTCCTGTTTTGACTCAGCGCCCCTGGCACCAGATTATGGGTTCATT of the Bacteroidales bacterium genome contains:
- a CDS encoding DUF5103 domain-containing protein yields the protein MTHCLHFCLCFSWLILSFIFGQPVRAQFLSGPDYYSESYFRFEDYVYQPFIRTVQLYRAGFELSPALIRLNSGEKLTCTFDDLEGDVKDYRYTVIHCGANWQASNLVYTQYISGYEENPVTDFHSSYNTVQPYTNYRFILPSGDMEFLISGNYLLKVFLAGSSEPVFTRRFMVMDPKVGIEARIRRPVIVEDRDTRQKIDFSILAERISIEDPYRSLHVILMQNNRWDNAIRDLKPRMVIDGKLDYNYEGENVFDGGNEYRDFDIKSLTYRSPRIRSITFANDTHRIVLWEDEPRVHRVYHTETDINGRVYIGCEDARDVDTECDYVKVSFFLHYPSPLENGSLYVFGSLTSNQFTKDGLLVYDPVKKGYRTEMYLKQGFYNYQYLFLENKSFLGDATFVEGNHFETMNEYVILVYYRQPGSLYDELIGVTILNSPF
- a CDS encoding ABC transporter permease; amino-acid sequence: MKTNIVENVRISLKSIQSNMVRSVLTILIIAFGIMALVGILTSIDAIKFWLEDNFTAMGANTISIRNRSMFFHGGGKQKFYPRITYDEAIAFQDRFEIPSHVSVYAWATGVATVKYKSNKTNPNIDVVGGDENYLITTGNEVEIGRNLSAHDVFYGASVAIIGQGIVSKLFKNKEDPIGKEISIGPGKYKVIGVIKSKGSSIGFSSENICVIPLNNVRQRFPRPNRSFNINVMAASNLTLETIEGEATGLFRIIRGLNVQEEANFEITKSDSLAEMLFDNIKYLRLAATIIGIITLFGAAIGLMNIMLVSVTDRTQEIGIRKAIGAKKHMIRSQFLLESIVIAQLGGILGILLGVIIGNVIASQIGSNFFIPWAWILMGVLLCFAVALLSGFVPANKAARLDPIQSLRYE